The following is a genomic window from Miltoncostaea oceani.
CGGGTCGTACGCCCGGCCGGTGCCACCGCCGAGGACGCCGCCGAGGAGCCCCGTGGGCGCCTCGGAGCCGCCGTCGGCGGGCGCGCCGGCCCCGGCCGCCGGGCTCGCGCCCGCGGGGGCGGCCGACGGCGGCGCCGGCGGGATGCCCGCGATGGGGTCGGTCGCCGTGCCGCCGCCCTCGCTGACGTGCTCGGTCCACGCGGAGCCGTCCCAGTACCGCAGCCGCCCCGTGCGCGTCGGATCCCCGTACCAGCCCGCGCTCGCCATGCGCTCTCCCTTCGGTCGCCGGGCCGAACGCTACCCGGCGCGCCGGACGCGCGTCAGCGGGAGGCCCTCGCAGGACCCGCCGCCGGCGAGCCGGTGGCGCGCGGCCCGCGCCACGTCCGCGATGAGGCGGTCGCCGACGGCGTCCGTCACCCCCGACGCGCTCCAGGTCATGACGACGGCGACGACCGGCCCCGACCGGAGGTAGAGGACGCCCGCGTCGTGCTTGACCTCCTCGGTGTAGCCGGTCTTGTGGGCGACGGGGACGTCCCCCGGCAGGCCGGCGACGAGCTTGGTGCGGTCCCGCACGTCGAGGAGTCGGGCGAGCACCTCGCCGCGCGCGGCGTCCGCGCCGATGCCGAGGCGCCCGATGCCCCCGCGCCCGATGGCGCCCCGGTGGACGGCCACCATCAGCCGTGCCAGCTCGTAGGGCGTCGCGATGAAGTTGGTGAAGAGGGCGGGGCTCGCGGTGGTCGTCACGGGGAGCGGCCGGCGGGCGTCCTCGATGATGTAGGGCCGCCGCACCAGGGAGCGCGCGAGCCCCAGCGCCCGCAGGGTGTCGGTCACCGACGCCGCGCCGCGGTCGCCGGAGCCGCCCCCGAGCGCCGCCAGCACGGCGTTGGCGGCGACGTCGTCCGAGTCGATGACCATCCGGTCGAGCAGGCCGTCGAGCTCGCCGGCGCGGCCACGGCGGACCGCGTCGACGAGGATCGCCGCCTTCAGCGTGCTGGCCGCCGGGAACTGCGCGTCGGCGTTCCGGCTCGCCCCGCAACCCGTGACCAGGTGCTGCACGTAGACGCCCGAGACGGCCCCGACGCGGCCGGTGAGGGCGTCGACGTCCGCCTGGAGCCGCCGGTCGATGAAGCCCGGCAGGCGCCCGGCGCGCCGCGCCGAGGCCGGCAGCACGCGCAGGCGCACCGTCGCGGACCACCGCGACCCGCCGGGCCCGATCGCA
Proteins encoded in this region:
- a CDS encoding serine hydrolase yields the protein MIAHAPPPPPVLSAPAVSYGRIAVRLGPGVRRVEVQADGRITARLTVPSGPRRVSVPVPVGVAPVRVRAIGPGGSRWSATVRLRVLPASARRAGRLPGFIDRRLQADVDALTGRVGAVSGVYVQHLVTGCGASRNADAQFPAASTLKAAILVDAVRRGRAGELDGLLDRMVIDSDDVAANAVLAALGGGSGDRGAASVTDTLRALGLARSLVRRPYIIEDARRPLPVTTTASPALFTNFIATPYELARLMVAVHRGAIGRGGIGRLGIGADAARGEVLARLLDVRDRTKLVAGLPGDVPVAHKTGYTEEVKHDAGVLYLRSGPVVAVVMTWSASGVTDAVGDRLIADVARAARHRLAGGGSCEGLPLTRVRRAG